In one window of Microbacterium natoriense DNA:
- a CDS encoding twin-arginine translocase TatA/TatE family subunit: protein MGNLFAGPHLWIILIIILLLFGAAKLPALAKSMGQSARVFRGEMKAMKAEDAADKADGTPSDTASGTTTSAEAPSTDTPPRSS, encoded by the coding sequence ATGGGCAATCTATTCGCCGGTCCGCACCTGTGGATCATCCTCATCATCATCCTGCTGCTCTTCGGGGCAGCGAAGCTTCCTGCGCTGGCGAAGAGCATGGGCCAGTCGGCTCGTGTGTTCCGAGGTGAGATGAAGGCGATGAAGGCAGAGGATGCCGCCGACAAAGCAGATGGCACCCCCTCCGACACCGCTTCGGGCACCACGACGTCGGCAGAGGCGCCGAGCACCGACACGCCGCCGCGCTCCTCATAG